From the genome of [Limnothrix rosea] IAM M-220, one region includes:
- a CDS encoding DUF309 domain-containing protein has translation MEVPASFFDGVRQLNEQEFYCCHDTFEALWFEAMEPEKSLYQGILQVAVGCYHLGNHNLRGATILVGEGLRRLRKSGEEVYAGFDIVDFIEKSDRLLSQLQYLDPDDIETFATDIAHRSAFPKLKEIVTD, from the coding sequence GTGGAAGTTCCCGCGTCTTTTTTTGATGGTGTACGGCAGCTCAATGAACAGGAGTTTTATTGCTGCCATGACACTTTTGAGGCTCTATGGTTTGAGGCTATGGAGCCTGAAAAATCTTTGTACCAAGGTATTTTGCAAGTTGCGGTGGGTTGCTATCATCTCGGCAATCACAATTTGCGTGGTGCAACGATTTTAGTGGGGGAAGGTTTGCGGCGACTGCGCAAGAGCGGGGAGGAGGTTTATGCTGGGTTTGATATTGTTGATTTTATTGAGAAGAGCGATCGCCTGTTGTCTCAGCTCCAGTACCTCGATCCTGATGATATTGAAACTTTTGCGACGGATATAGCCCATCGATCTGCGTTTCCGAAGCTGAAAGAAATAGTGACAGATTAA
- a CDS encoding ferredoxin-thioredoxin reductase catalytic domain-containing protein, with amino-acid sequence MTAENTASDKALELMKNFAEKYAKRTDTYFCVDPSVTAVVIEGLAKHKEELGAPLCPCRHYEDKEAEVKNAFWNCPCVPMRERNDCHCMLFITEDNDFAGEQQDIELDYIKEVTNKMKG; translated from the coding sequence ATGACTGCTGAGAATACAGCTTCCGACAAGGCATTAGAGTTGATGAAAAACTTTGCCGAAAAGTACGCAAAACGTACTGACACTTATTTTTGTGTTGACCCTTCTGTTACTGCAGTGGTAATTGAAGGTTTAGCGAAGCATAAAGAGGAGCTGGGTGCTCCCCTTTGTCCTTGTCGCCACTATGAAGATAAAGAGGCAGAAGTGAAAAACGCATTTTGGAATTGTCCTTGTGTTCCCATGCGTGAGCGTAATGATTGTCACTGCATGCTTTTTATTACGGAAGATAATGATTTTGCTGGGGAACAGCAGGATATCGAGCTTGATTATATTAAAGAAGTTACAAATAAGATGAAGGGCTAG
- a CDS encoding DUF1816 domain-containing protein, which produces MTGLIVFSVYAIALSFVFYYFNQPYNRNWWLKITTTKPYCIYYFGPFHSQQEANDNIAGYRKDLEAEQAKIVQVKLNQCFPPAQLTFSRDEA; this is translated from the coding sequence ATGACTGGTTTAATCGTTTTTTCCGTTTATGCTATTGCCTTAAGTTTTGTTTTTTACTATTTCAATCAACCCTACAATCGTAATTGGTGGCTCAAGATTACAACGACCAAACCCTATTGCATCTATTATTTTGGCCCTTTCCACAGCCAGCAGGAAGCAAATGACAATATCGCAGGCTATCGCAAGGATTTAGAAGCGGAGCAAGCAAAAATTGTACAGGTCAAACTTAATCAATGCTTTCCGCCTGCTCAGCTAACTTTCAGTCGCGATGAAGCTTAG
- the lexA gene encoding transcriptional repressor LexA: MEKLTKAQKELHDWLVEYIREHQHSPSIRQMMAAMKLKSPAPIQSRLERLRKKKYIDWIDGQARTLKILYPPQNEGVQILGSIAAGGLVEPFTDDQTDKLMLAGLDNANCYALRVTGDSMIEDFITEGDFAIMEKVIEPERVKNGSIVAARVEGYGTTLKHFHREHDYILLKPANSNYQPIKTNPTDVQIQGVLIGVWRSYN, encoded by the coding sequence ATGGAAAAACTAACCAAAGCCCAAAAAGAATTACACGATTGGCTAGTGGAATATATCCGCGAACACCAGCATTCCCCCTCAATTCGTCAGATGATGGCAGCAATGAAGCTAAAATCCCCCGCACCAATCCAGAGTCGCCTCGAACGATTACGGAAGAAAAAATATATTGACTGGATCGATGGCCAAGCTCGTACCCTAAAGATTTTGTATCCACCTCAAAACGAAGGTGTTCAGATCCTCGGTAGTATTGCCGCCGGTGGTTTAGTCGAACCCTTTACCGACGACCAAACCGATAAATTAATGCTAGCCGGATTAGATAATGCCAACTGCTATGCCTTGCGGGTGACAGGAGACAGCATGATCGAAGATTTCATTACCGAAGGAGATTTTGCAATTATGGAAAAAGTCATCGAGCCAGAACGAGTTAAAAATGGCTCCATTGTTGCCGCGCGTGTAGAGGGCTACGGCACAACCCTAAAGCATTTCCATCGCGAACATGACTATATTCTATTAAAACCAGCCAACTCCAACTATCAACCAATTAAGACCAATCCGACAGATGTACAAATACAAGGCGTATTGATTGGTGTGTGGCGAAGCTACAACTAA
- a CDS encoding folate/biopterin family MFS transporter, which produces MSVLKKLSNIELFGQRVTPELFAILTVYFVQGILNLSRLAVSFFLKDDLNLTPAKVAALTGLAAFPWVIKPLFGFLSDGFPLFGYRRRSYLVISGLLGCFAWFAMATFVETAWLAAAMIILSSLSVAISDVIVDSVVVERARQESLDRVGSLQSLTWAVSAVGSLITAYLSGWLLEQFSTRVVFGITACFPLLVSAIALLIIEQPRPSTSIQATTANIGGQIKILWHTMRQKAILLPTAFVFLWQATPSADSAFFFFATNELEFNPEFLGRVRLVTSIAALMGIGIYQKYLKQVSFRNILGWSTVISCVLGFTTLILVTHANRAIGIDDRWFSLGDNLVLTMTGQIAFMPVLVLSARLCPEGVEATMFALLMSIWNLAGLLSHELGGLLTAWLGVTETNFEHMWLLVTITNLTTLLPLIFVKWLPSGDPQADLPQYSPPAELYEHHNNVTGTESPFLPTVEPNLIGSRSKNS; this is translated from the coding sequence ATGAGTGTTTTAAAAAAGCTAAGCAATATCGAATTATTCGGACAACGCGTCACCCCAGAGTTGTTTGCGATTTTGACGGTGTACTTTGTGCAGGGCATTTTGAATTTATCTCGCCTTGCCGTTAGCTTTTTCCTCAAAGACGACCTGAACTTAACGCCAGCGAAAGTTGCTGCTTTAACGGGATTGGCCGCTTTTCCCTGGGTAATTAAACCATTATTTGGCTTTTTATCCGACGGTTTTCCTCTGTTTGGGTATCGACGCAGATCCTACCTCGTCATTTCAGGGTTATTAGGTTGCTTTGCTTGGTTTGCCATGGCAACCTTTGTCGAGACGGCATGGCTCGCGGCGGCAATGATTATTTTAAGTTCGTTGTCGGTGGCCATTAGTGATGTCATTGTGGACTCGGTCGTTGTTGAGCGGGCGCGGCAAGAATCTTTAGATCGCGTTGGTTCGTTACAGTCTTTGACTTGGGCGGTGTCTGCTGTTGGTAGTTTGATTACGGCCTATCTCAGTGGTTGGCTGCTAGAGCAATTTAGTACTCGCGTTGTATTTGGGATTACGGCCTGTTTTCCGCTACTGGTTTCGGCGATCGCCCTGTTGATCATTGAACAACCGCGACCTTCCACCTCCATTCAAGCCACCACAGCTAATATTGGCGGCCAAATTAAAATTTTGTGGCACACAATGCGCCAAAAGGCAATTTTATTGCCCACAGCCTTTGTCTTTTTGTGGCAAGCAACACCCAGCGCCGATTCTGCCTTTTTCTTCTTTGCCACCAATGAGCTTGAGTTTAATCCCGAATTTTTAGGACGTGTCCGTCTAGTCACAAGCATTGCCGCCCTGATGGGTATCGGTATTTATCAAAAATATTTAAAGCAGGTTTCCTTCCGCAATATCTTGGGGTGGAGTACTGTTATTTCCTGCGTACTCGGCTTTACCACCCTGATTTTGGTGACCCATGCAAACCGCGCCATTGGCATTGACGACCGTTGGTTTAGTCTCGGCGATAATTTAGTGCTAACCATGACCGGACAAATTGCCTTTATGCCCGTGCTTGTTTTGTCCGCGCGGCTTTGTCCAGAGGGCGTTGAAGCGACGATGTTTGCGCTGTTGATGTCCATCTGGAATTTGGCGGGTTTACTCTCCCACGAGTTGGGTGGTTTGCTAACAGCATGGCTCGGCGTTACTGAGACAAATTTTGAACACATGTGGCTTTTGGTGACGATCACAAATTTGACGACATTGTTACCGTTAATTTTCGTTAAATGGCTACCTTCGGGAGATCCCCAGGCCGATCTACCCCAATATTCTCCACCAGCGGAACTCTACGAACATCACAATAATGTCACTGGTACTGAGTCACCTTTTTTGCCTACCGTTGAACCCAATTTAATTGGTAGCCGCTCAAAAAATTCGTAA
- a CDS encoding transaldolase family protein, which yields MIYLDSAIATEASQAMAWGWVKGITTNPTLLAKSDTEPAATLKTLANITDGELYYQLVGQTLDDMIREAHKAKDLVGEQLVLKIPATATGFAALPKLSSEITCSVTAIYHPTQALIAAEGGAKYAIAYVNRATRFQGDGCELVSSMKTILQGSETTILAASLKSPAEINAAMVAGADHITVPFGLLQTMTTHSLSEQTVKDFTAIGQGLI from the coding sequence ATGATTTATTTAGATTCGGCGATCGCCACCGAAGCATCCCAAGCCATGGCATGGGGGTGGGTGAAGGGCATTACCACGAACCCGACTCTCCTCGCCAAAAGCGATACCGAACCAGCCGCCACCCTAAAGACCCTAGCAAATATTACCGACGGTGAATTGTATTATCAGCTCGTTGGCCAAACCCTCGATGACATGATTCGCGAAGCCCACAAAGCCAAAGATTTAGTTGGGGAACAGCTAGTACTGAAAATTCCTGCCACAGCCACAGGCTTTGCGGCACTCCCAAAACTATCATCCGAAATCACCTGTTCTGTCACGGCCATTTATCATCCGACCCAAGCCCTGATCGCCGCAGAAGGTGGAGCAAAATATGCGATCGCCTACGTCAACCGTGCCACCAGATTCCAAGGCGATGGCTGCGAGTTAGTCAGTTCAATGAAAACCATTTTGCAAGGCAGTGAAACCACCATTTTAGCCGCGAGCCTCAAATCCCCCGCGGAAATTAATGCAGCCATGGTTGCTGGCGCAGACCATATCACCGTGCCCTTTGGACTACTTCAGACAATGACGACCCACAGCTTATCAGAACAAACAGTCAAAGATTTCACCGCCATAGGTCAGGGATTAATATGA
- the psb27 gene encoding photosystem II protein Psb27, with protein MLRRILSRLVALVLVVTVSFAGLAGCSGETPTGITGKYVDDTLLVVENLTAAIELPADAPNRSEVQAEARQQMNEYMSRYRRDSKVSGLRSFTTMQTALNALAGYYSSFGNRPLPNKLKARLTKEFDSVNISVKRGI; from the coding sequence ATGTTAAGACGGATTTTGTCTCGCCTCGTGGCACTTGTTTTAGTTGTGACTGTTAGTTTTGCTGGTCTTGCTGGTTGTAGCGGCGAAACTCCTACGGGCATAACGGGCAAGTATGTCGATGACACGTTACTCGTTGTCGAGAACTTGACTGCGGCGATCGAGCTTCCTGCTGATGCGCCTAACCGCAGCGAGGTTCAGGCAGAAGCCCGCCAACAAATGAATGAGTACATGTCTCGTTATCGTCGGGATAGCAAGGTTTCTGGTTTGCGCTCTTTTACAACTATGCAAACGGCTCTAAATGCTTTGGCTGGTTATTACAGTTCCTTTGGTAATCGTCCTTTGCCGAATAAGCTTAAAGCTCGCCTCACAAAAGAGTTTGATAGTGTAAATATTTCTGTAAAACGCGGTATTTAG
- a CDS encoding YdcF family protein, translating to MILLLIRVLLWLVVGYLIYWLFLKFIPKSLFAAFGGAVLLTIMVLSFYEPSQNIPESVWQFFILPFKPLGIALCLLLVALVNILKTSKDKFLKIILSSSFLLLLLLSTPVFSQQLVQLYENGSAAAAKRNQNIQVPVIVLLGQETTRVNLPGGTQIQLTDRGDRLLYTAQLYQEQARNNPLVIISAGVRQNFDGSEKLRFEAQDIETFLEQRGVPETAIVRDEKSPNIRSSAKRVLKLLEERQLQNQQIMLVTSAINMARSYLTFKRLGLNVIAKPTDFYSFAQDNDQLKPQFRGTDLIPSISSLTATTRVIEDLFGTIYYFLRGWMSLDFGFYIG from the coding sequence ATGATCCTGCTTCTCATTCGAGTTTTACTATGGCTCGTGGTTGGCTACCTCATTTACTGGCTGTTCCTAAAATTCATCCCGAAAAGTCTGTTTGCGGCTTTTGGTGGTGCGGTGCTACTCACCATTATGGTGTTGTCATTTTATGAGCCGTCCCAAAATATCCCAGAGTCAGTTTGGCAATTTTTCATTTTGCCATTTAAGCCTCTCGGTATTGCCCTTTGTTTATTACTTGTGGCCCTAGTCAATATTTTAAAAACCTCTAAGGACAAATTTCTCAAGATTATCTTGTCTTCGTCTTTTTTATTATTACTTCTCTTGAGTACACCAGTCTTTAGTCAACAGCTTGTGCAGCTCTACGAAAATGGCAGTGCCGCTGCGGCGAAAAGAAATCAAAATATTCAAGTTCCTGTCATCGTTTTGTTAGGGCAAGAAACAACTCGTGTTAATTTACCCGGTGGGACACAGATTCAACTCACCGATCGCGGCGATCGCCTACTATACACAGCACAGCTATACCAAGAGCAAGCCCGCAATAATCCCCTCGTCATTATCAGCGCAGGTGTCAGGCAAAATTTTGACGGTAGCGAAAAACTACGCTTCGAAGCCCAAGACATCGAGACCTTTCTTGAACAACGAGGTGTACCAGAAACCGCGATTGTCCGAGATGAAAAGAGTCCCAATATCCGTAGCAGCGCCAAAAGAGTACTGAAGCTTCTAGAAGAACGACAGCTCCAAAACCAGCAAATTATGTTGGTCACCTCTGCTATTAATATGGCGCGGAGCTATTTAACCTTTAAAAGGCTCGGCTTAAACGTCATTGCGAAACCCACAGATTTTTATAGTTTTGCCCAGGATAATGATCAATTAAAACCCCAATTTCGGGGAACAGATTTAATTCCTTCCATTAGCTCCTTAACGGCAACAACAAGGGTAATCGAAGATTTATTTGGCACAATTTACTATTTTTTGCGGGGCTGGATGAGCCTAGATTTTGGCTTTTACATAGGCTAA
- the panD gene encoding aspartate 1-decarboxylase encodes MAQIKLMHAKLHHLRVTEAKLEYVGSITIDRTLIEQVGILPLEEVHIWNLENGNRLSTYVLPGEANSGVVCLNGAAAHLCHPGDRLIVAAYETKERSEVLEKGHCAKVIIADEQNHCDKFFEQHLESNGEMGINLAITDIESIEPTTSLPSLSAV; translated from the coding sequence ATGGCCCAGATCAAACTCATGCACGCCAAATTGCATCATCTACGGGTTACAGAGGCAAAGCTGGAATATGTCGGTAGCATTACAATTGATCGAACGTTAATCGAACAGGTGGGAATTTTGCCCTTGGAGGAAGTTCACATCTGGAATCTTGAAAATGGCAACCGTCTTTCCACCTATGTTTTACCCGGAGAAGCTAATAGTGGCGTTGTGTGTCTTAATGGCGCTGCTGCCCATCTTTGTCATCCCGGCGATCGCCTCATTGTTGCCGCCTATGAAACAAAAGAGCGTAGCGAAGTTTTAGAAAAAGGCCATTGCGCCAAAGTGATTATCGCTGACGAACAAAATCATTGTGACAAGTTCTTTGAACAACATTTAGAAAGTAACGGTGAAATGGGCATAAATCTTGCCATAACCGATATTGAGTCCATAGAGCCGACAACATCTTTACCGTCACTGTCCGCTGTTTAA
- the hisH gene encoding imidazole glycerol phosphate synthase subunit HisH, producing MVKIAVVDYDMGNLHSACKGLENAGATPVVTDQVDILLAADAVLLPGVGAFDPAMQHIRDRHLEEPIQKAIESGKPFLGICLGLQILFEASEEGQEKGLGIIPGMVKRFQPEAGITIPHMGWNQLEIAQKDLPLWQDLAADPYVYFVHSFYVQPSDKTVDAATVTHGSQTVTAAIAKDNLMAMQFHPEKSSDIGLKMLANFVNWVKQSA from the coding sequence ATGGTCAAAATCGCAGTCGTTGATTACGACATGGGCAACCTCCATTCCGCTTGTAAGGGACTAGAGAACGCTGGGGCAACCCCTGTTGTTACGGATCAAGTCGATATTTTGTTGGCGGCCGATGCTGTTTTATTACCTGGTGTGGGCGCGTTTGATCCGGCGATGCAACATATTCGCGATCGCCATCTAGAGGAACCGATTCAGAAAGCCATTGAAAGCGGTAAACCATTTTTAGGCATTTGTTTAGGGTTACAAATTTTATTTGAAGCCTCCGAAGAAGGGCAAGAAAAGGGCTTAGGCATTATTCCCGGTATGGTAAAACGTTTTCAACCGGAAGCGGGCATCACCATTCCCCACATGGGCTGGAACCAGCTAGAGATTGCCCAGAAGGATTTGCCGTTGTGGCAAGATTTAGCGGCAGATCCCTACGTTTATTTTGTGCATTCTTTTTATGTTCAGCCTAGTGATAAAACAGTGGATGCTGCGACAGTGACCCACGGTTCCCAGACAGTCACGGCGGCGATCGCCAAAGATAACCTCATGGCCATGCAGTTTCACCCCGAAAAATCCTCTGATATCGGCTTAAAGATGTTGGCGAACTTCGTTAACTGGGTCAAACAAAGCGCCTAA